In Isoptericola jiangsuensis, the following proteins share a genomic window:
- a CDS encoding ABC transporter permease: MAATTKAPAPGGTDPVWRRAARHSLFWPVVALVALLLANTAFSPDFLAVSIRDGHLFGAPIDILRNSAPLMLVALGMTLVIATRGIDLSVGAVVAISGALSLSYIATSPDPGSPVTVLTAIALALGVCLLLGVWNGFLVAVLGIQPIIATLILMTAGRGIAMLITEGQITTVTSAPYKTLGTGFFAGLPVAMLIAYGVFVLVALLTRRTALGMLVESVGINPAASRLAGVKARTIVWTVFALSGLFSGLAGLILASNVMAADANNAGLFIELDAILAVVIGGTSLQGGKFSLSGTFVGVLIITTLTLTVTIVGISPLVTPLFKALVVIAVTLAQSPRTRAAFAARARRRATRPEEVAA, translated from the coding sequence ATGGCCGCCACCACGAAGGCCCCGGCACCCGGCGGGACGGATCCCGTCTGGCGCCGCGCGGCCCGGCACAGCCTGTTCTGGCCCGTCGTCGCCCTGGTGGCGCTGCTGCTCGCGAACACCGCGTTCAGCCCCGACTTCCTCGCGGTGTCGATCCGCGACGGGCACCTGTTCGGTGCGCCGATCGACATCCTGCGCAACTCGGCGCCGCTGATGCTGGTGGCGCTCGGCATGACGCTCGTCATCGCGACGCGCGGCATCGACCTGTCCGTCGGGGCGGTCGTCGCGATCTCCGGGGCCCTGTCGCTCAGCTACATCGCGACGTCGCCCGACCCCGGGTCCCCGGTCACGGTGCTCACCGCGATCGCGCTGGCGCTCGGCGTGTGCCTCCTGCTGGGGGTGTGGAACGGGTTCCTCGTCGCGGTGCTCGGCATCCAGCCGATCATCGCCACCCTCATCCTCATGACGGCGGGCCGCGGCATCGCGATGCTCATCACCGAGGGGCAGATCACCACGGTGACCAGCGCGCCGTACAAGACGCTCGGCACCGGCTTCTTCGCCGGCCTGCCGGTGGCGATGCTCATCGCCTACGGGGTGTTCGTCCTCGTGGCGCTGCTGACGCGCCGCACCGCGCTGGGGATGCTCGTCGAGTCCGTCGGCATCAACCCGGCCGCCAGCCGGCTGGCGGGCGTCAAGGCCCGCACCATCGTGTGGACGGTGTTCGCGCTGTCCGGGCTGTTCTCCGGCCTGGCCGGGCTCATCCTCGCGTCCAACGTCATGGCCGCCGACGCGAACAACGCCGGGCTGTTCATCGAGCTCGACGCGATCCTCGCCGTCGTCATCGGCGGGACGTCCCTCCAGGGCGGCAAGTTCTCCCTGTCGGGCACGTTCGTCGGGGTGCTCATCATCACCACGCTCACCCTCACGGTGACGATCGTCGGCATCTCGCCGCTGGTCACGCCGCTGTTCAAGGCGCTGGTCGTCATCGCCGTCACGCTCGCGCAGTCCCCGCGCACCCGGGCGGCGTTCGCCGCGCGGGCCCGACGACGGGCGACCCGACCCGAGGAGGTGGCCGCCTGA
- the yjfF gene encoding galactofuranose ABC transporter, permease protein YjfF gives MASVSRRLRVDRRYMPVVGTFVVLALILAVGGVRYENFLSLTVLANLFINNSFLIVLAVGMTFVILTGGIDLSVGAVLALSAVTAAYLIDAGWPVAVAMPLVVLIGSLIGLLLGVMIHVFEVQPFIATLAGMFFARGLCFVIAPESIPINDPTFAAIAGWTTWVGGYWRMTTGVAVSLVVVAVAFFLLHYTQFGRTVYAIGGGEQSARLMGLPVARTKVLVYVVSGTCAGLGGLLFAMYSRSGYSLTGVAMELDAIAAVVIGGTLLTGGTGFVLGSVLGVLVLGLIQTVITFEGTLSSWWTKIFIGGLLLVFVVLQRVLTARRV, from the coding sequence ATGGCCTCCGTCTCGCGTCGGCTCCGCGTCGACCGCCGCTACATGCCCGTCGTCGGGACGTTCGTGGTCCTCGCCCTGATCCTCGCGGTCGGCGGCGTGCGGTACGAGAACTTCCTGTCCCTGACGGTGCTGGCGAACTTGTTCATCAACAACTCGTTCCTCATCGTGCTGGCCGTGGGCATGACGTTCGTCATCCTCACCGGCGGGATCGACCTGTCGGTGGGGGCGGTGCTGGCCCTGTCCGCGGTGACCGCCGCGTACCTCATCGACGCGGGCTGGCCGGTGGCCGTCGCGATGCCGCTGGTGGTGCTCATCGGGTCGCTCATCGGCCTGCTCCTGGGCGTGATGATCCACGTGTTCGAGGTGCAGCCGTTCATCGCGACCCTGGCCGGCATGTTCTTCGCGCGCGGCCTGTGCTTCGTCATCGCGCCGGAGTCGATCCCGATCAACGACCCGACGTTCGCCGCGATCGCGGGCTGGACCACGTGGGTCGGCGGCTACTGGCGGATGACGACCGGCGTGGCCGTCTCGCTGGTCGTGGTGGCCGTCGCGTTCTTCCTGCTGCACTACACGCAGTTCGGCCGCACGGTGTACGCCATCGGCGGTGGTGAGCAGTCGGCGCGCCTGATGGGTCTGCCGGTGGCGCGCACGAAGGTGCTCGTCTACGTGGTGTCCGGCACCTGTGCCGGGCTGGGCGGCCTGCTGTTCGCGATGTACTCCCGGTCGGGCTACTCCCTGACCGGTGTGGCGATGGAGCTGGACGCCATCGCGGCCGTCGTCATCGGCGGCACCCTGCTCACCGGCGGGACCGGGTTCGTGCTCGGTTCCGTGCTCGGTGTGCTGGTCCTGGGTCTGATCCAGACCGTGATCACCTTCGAGGGCACGCTGAGCTCGTGGTGGACGAAGATCTTCATCGGCGGTCTGCTGCTGGTGTTCGTCGTCCTGCAGCGTGTGCTCACCGCACGGCGCGTCTAG
- a CDS encoding alpha-L-arabinofuranosidase C-terminal domain-containing protein, whose translation MYNAVRRSAPPLALALALALPASTTALPAAALAAPAAAATSLPTAVDVVDADHAAYVFPYFAGEGADGEKIYLAVSEDEDPTTWHTLNDGEPVLESTLGTQGLRDPFLIRHPETGVYYLLATDLQIYGGGDFGTAQETGSRSMMVWSSPDLVTWSEQREVELAPENAGNLWAPEAHWDATANDGEGEFVVYWASALYDEDLDPADRDIATSYQRMMSSTTQDFTEFTEPQPWIDMDRGAGRGMIDSTVAEVSDGADGSVYHRLTKDEADYTVRQESSTDLRLTQGVTDGDGWDLIAEHVGVGQPNPWGGTFTAGEGPTMFPSLTDDSWYLMMDQPSYHGGQGYMLFRTDDLASGDWTSMPDVELPSNPRHGTVLPITADEQTALLEAYQPDLLAEGVALDRSEVRLTAGATTTLSATVTPITADDRSVTWGSDDEDVATVDADGVVTGVADGTATITATSPFGTAAATVTVTTPTAAPLPDGAWVDPFDGDQLRDRWSIAREEASAWSLGGGALTLQSQPGDTYQGDNSYENVFLLDVPAGDFVAQTALAATPQRDFQGAGIIAWQDHDNYVRAGLTHASVFGGDPVGIETGTETGAVYGATFAARPGSTGETVRLTRTGDTMTVAVWDDVDWTQVATTTLAADVTQVGLYALAAGSAPSHEVEFDYFALVEPEGADIVPDGEFTLAGTDGRHLVDDDGLALVTERPLVTTGFVATPTGDVPGPVTLATPAGDPLVRAGDRLTVGDAGTEPVELRLTDVGGGKIAVLVGDRALTEGPDGTLVLGDVDDAARLVVVPVEVTEHALTIDADAERTDMSDDLYGAFYEDINYAADGGLYAELVRNRSFEFNTSDNASFTGLTGWSRVGGGTIAVESERSQWLNDSNRYYLTVRSDGTTGVSNASFNEGVAVTDGASYDVSVWARTTTAQDLTVRVVSADGATTYATGKVAVDGSDAWKRYTTTLKVTGTANDARFQVVTGAAGTVRLDMVSLFPQDTWVGPVNGKSPLRKDLAEMVADLHPQFLRFPGGCVTNVGTFDTYLGSDGQDRRRTYQWKETIGPVEERPTNWNFWGYNQSYGIGYLEYMEWAEDLGATPLPVVSVGANGCGSSIPEMHVGDENFDRWVADTVDLVEFAKGDVDTEWGAVRAELGHPEPFDLRYIGLGNEENTDTFQANFPAFRDAVEAASAEHGWDVTIISNSGPDDTGARFDELWEFNRDQGVDMVDEHYYNDPSWFLQNDERYDSYDREGPHVFLGEYASRGNTWGNALAEAAYMTGLERNSDLVELASYAPMFANEDYVQWSPDMMWFDNDESWASANYWNQHLFMNNVGDEVVPSTHTGPPAVGSEDLDGGVFLSTWSTRAAYDDVTVTDNATGDVLFSDTFSDASQWSPVAGSWAVTGGEYVQSSGTVNDARSIVTDAYGKDWSNYTLELDARKISGNEGFLVGFAAGGANDYYWWNLGGWNNTRSVLQRASGGSANEVEALEGQRLVTGQDYHVKVVVEGRTIELYLDGELQMTYTEPTEKSLYQVVTHDDATGELIVKVVNPGAATARTDVSVTGAFDVAADVAVTEIVADASATNTKADPDAVVPVDRAWDGGANEFTYDFPARSVTFLRLAEKPAEPTHPAWEAGTVYTAGDLVTFEGSTWLATWWTKNQEPGASPWGPWQEIVEAADGTAVWTPSRIFTAGDVVVHDGVRYTAQWWTRNQEPGGKHGPWKVTP comes from the coding sequence ATGTACAACGCCGTACGACGATCAGCACCACCCCTGGCCCTGGCACTCGCCCTGGCCCTGCCCGCCTCGACGACGGCCCTGCCGGCCGCGGCGCTCGCCGCCCCCGCGGCAGCCGCGACCAGCCTGCCGACCGCCGTCGACGTCGTGGACGCCGACCACGCCGCCTACGTCTTCCCCTACTTCGCCGGGGAGGGCGCCGACGGCGAGAAGATCTACCTCGCGGTCAGCGAGGACGAGGACCCCACCACCTGGCACACCCTCAACGACGGGGAGCCGGTCCTCGAGTCCACCCTCGGCACGCAGGGCCTGCGCGACCCGTTCCTGATCCGCCACCCCGAGACCGGCGTCTACTACCTGCTCGCCACCGACCTGCAGATCTACGGCGGCGGCGACTTCGGCACCGCCCAGGAGACCGGCAGCCGCTCGATGATGGTGTGGTCCTCGCCCGACCTCGTCACCTGGTCCGAGCAGCGCGAGGTCGAGCTCGCCCCCGAGAACGCGGGCAACCTCTGGGCGCCCGAGGCGCACTGGGACGCGACGGCGAACGACGGCGAGGGGGAGTTCGTCGTCTACTGGGCGTCCGCCCTCTACGACGAGGACCTCGACCCCGCCGACCGTGACATCGCCACGTCCTACCAGCGGATGATGTCCTCCACCACGCAGGACTTCACCGAGTTCACCGAGCCGCAGCCCTGGATCGACATGGACCGCGGCGCGGGCCGCGGCATGATCGACTCCACCGTCGCCGAGGTCTCCGACGGCGCCGACGGCAGCGTCTACCACCGGCTCACCAAGGACGAGGCCGACTACACGGTCCGCCAGGAGTCCTCCACCGACCTGCGGCTCACCCAGGGCGTCACCGACGGCGACGGCTGGGACCTGATCGCCGAGCACGTCGGCGTCGGGCAGCCCAACCCGTGGGGCGGCACCTTCACCGCCGGCGAGGGCCCGACCATGTTCCCGTCGCTCACCGACGACTCCTGGTACCTCATGATGGACCAGCCGTCGTACCACGGCGGCCAGGGCTACATGCTGTTCCGCACCGACGACCTCGCCTCCGGCGACTGGACGTCGATGCCCGACGTCGAGCTGCCGAGCAACCCGCGCCACGGCACCGTCCTGCCGATCACGGCGGACGAGCAGACCGCGCTGCTGGAGGCCTACCAGCCCGACCTGCTCGCCGAGGGTGTCGCCCTCGACCGCAGCGAGGTCCGCCTCACCGCCGGTGCCACGACGACGCTGAGCGCCACCGTCACACCGATCACGGCCGACGACCGCTCGGTGACGTGGGGCAGCGACGACGAGGACGTCGCGACCGTGGACGCCGACGGTGTCGTCACGGGCGTCGCCGACGGGACCGCCACGATCACCGCGACCTCGCCGTTCGGCACGGCCGCCGCGACCGTCACCGTCACCACGCCGACGGCGGCCCCGCTGCCCGACGGGGCGTGGGTCGACCCGTTCGACGGCGACCAGCTCCGCGACCGGTGGAGCATCGCTCGCGAGGAGGCGTCCGCGTGGTCCCTCGGCGGCGGCGCGCTCACGCTGCAGTCGCAGCCGGGCGACACCTACCAGGGTGACAACAGCTACGAGAACGTGTTCCTCCTCGACGTCCCCGCGGGGGACTTCGTCGCCCAGACGGCGCTCGCCGCGACCCCGCAGCGCGACTTCCAGGGCGCCGGCATCATCGCCTGGCAGGACCACGACAACTACGTGCGTGCGGGCCTGACCCACGCGTCCGTGTTCGGCGGCGACCCCGTCGGCATCGAGACCGGCACCGAGACGGGCGCCGTCTACGGCGCCACGTTCGCCGCCCGCCCCGGCTCCACCGGGGAGACCGTCCGCCTCACCCGCACCGGGGACACGATGACCGTCGCCGTGTGGGACGACGTCGACTGGACGCAGGTGGCCACCACCACCCTGGCGGCCGACGTCACCCAGGTCGGCCTCTACGCGCTGGCCGCGGGCAGCGCGCCCAGCCACGAGGTCGAGTTCGACTACTTCGCGCTCGTCGAGCCCGAGGGCGCCGACATCGTCCCCGACGGCGAGTTCACCCTCGCCGGGACGGACGGCCGGCACCTCGTCGACGACGACGGCCTCGCGCTGGTGACCGAGCGGCCGCTGGTCACGACCGGCTTCGTCGCCACCCCGACCGGCGACGTGCCCGGCCCGGTCACGCTCGCCACGCCCGCCGGCGACCCGCTGGTGCGCGCCGGCGACCGGCTCACCGTCGGCGACGCCGGCACCGAGCCCGTCGAGCTGCGGCTCACCGACGTCGGCGGCGGCAAGATCGCCGTCCTCGTGGGTGACCGGGCGCTCACCGAGGGTCCGGACGGCACGCTCGTCCTCGGCGACGTCGACGACGCCGCCCGGCTCGTCGTCGTGCCGGTCGAGGTGACCGAGCACGCGCTGACGATCGACGCCGACGCCGAGCGCACCGACATGAGCGACGACCTCTACGGCGCGTTCTACGAGGACATCAACTACGCGGCCGACGGCGGCCTGTACGCCGAGCTGGTCCGCAACCGGTCGTTCGAGTTCAACACCTCGGACAACGCGTCCTTCACCGGCCTGACCGGCTGGTCGAGGGTCGGCGGCGGCACCATCGCCGTCGAGTCGGAGCGCTCGCAGTGGCTCAACGATTCCAACCGCTACTACCTGACCGTCCGCTCCGACGGCACCACGGGCGTGTCCAACGCGTCCTTCAACGAGGGCGTCGCCGTCACCGACGGCGCCTCCTACGACGTGTCCGTGTGGGCGCGCACCACGACCGCGCAGGACCTCACGGTGCGGGTGGTGTCCGCCGACGGCGCCACCACGTACGCCACCGGGAAGGTCGCGGTCGACGGCTCCGACGCCTGGAAGCGGTACACGACCACGCTGAAGGTGACCGGCACCGCGAACGACGCCCGGTTCCAGGTCGTCACCGGCGCCGCCGGCACGGTGCGGCTCGACATGGTGTCCCTGTTCCCGCAGGACACCTGGGTCGGACCGGTCAACGGCAAGAGCCCGCTGCGCAAGGACCTCGCCGAGATGGTCGCCGACCTCCACCCGCAGTTCCTGCGGTTCCCCGGCGGCTGCGTGACGAACGTCGGCACGTTCGACACCTACCTCGGCTCCGACGGTCAGGACCGCCGCCGCACGTACCAGTGGAAGGAGACCATCGGGCCCGTCGAGGAGCGCCCGACCAACTGGAACTTCTGGGGCTACAACCAGTCGTACGGCATCGGCTACCTCGAGTACATGGAGTGGGCCGAGGACCTCGGCGCCACCCCGCTGCCCGTCGTGTCCGTCGGCGCCAACGGCTGCGGCTCCTCCATCCCCGAGATGCACGTCGGCGACGAGAACTTCGACCGGTGGGTCGCCGACACCGTGGACCTCGTCGAGTTCGCCAAGGGCGACGTCGACACCGAGTGGGGTGCCGTGCGCGCCGAGCTCGGCCACCCGGAACCGTTCGACCTGCGCTACATCGGCCTCGGCAACGAGGAGAACACCGACACGTTCCAGGCGAACTTCCCCGCGTTCCGTGACGCCGTCGAGGCCGCCAGCGCCGAGCACGGCTGGGACGTCACCATCATCTCCAACTCCGGTCCCGACGACACCGGCGCCCGGTTCGACGAGCTGTGGGAGTTCAACCGCGACCAGGGCGTCGACATGGTCGACGAGCACTACTACAACGACCCCTCCTGGTTCCTGCAGAACGACGAGCGGTACGACTCCTACGACCGCGAGGGCCCGCACGTGTTCCTCGGCGAGTACGCCTCGCGCGGCAACACCTGGGGCAACGCGCTCGCCGAGGCGGCCTACATGACGGGCCTGGAGCGCAACTCCGACCTCGTCGAGCTGGCCTCCTACGCCCCGATGTTCGCCAACGAGGACTACGTGCAGTGGTCCCCGGACATGATGTGGTTCGACAACGACGAGTCGTGGGCGTCGGCGAACTACTGGAACCAGCACCTGTTCATGAACAACGTCGGCGACGAGGTCGTGCCGAGCACCCACACCGGCCCGCCGGCCGTGGGCAGTGAGGACCTCGACGGCGGGGTGTTCCTGTCGACCTGGTCCACCCGGGCCGCGTACGACGACGTCACGGTGACCGACAACGCCACGGGTGACGTGCTGTTCTCCGACACGTTCTCCGACGCGTCGCAGTGGTCGCCCGTCGCGGGCTCCTGGGCCGTCACGGGCGGGGAGTACGTCCAGTCGTCGGGGACCGTCAACGACGCCCGCAGCATCGTCACCGACGCCTACGGCAAGGACTGGTCGAACTACACCCTGGAGCTCGACGCCCGGAAGATCTCCGGCAACGAGGGCTTCCTCGTCGGGTTCGCCGCCGGCGGCGCCAACGACTACTACTGGTGGAACCTCGGCGGGTGGAACAACACCCGCTCCGTCCTCCAGCGGGCGTCCGGCGGGTCCGCGAACGAGGTCGAGGCCCTCGAGGGCCAGCGCCTCGTCACCGGCCAGGACTACCACGTCAAGGTCGTCGTCGAGGGCCGCACCATCGAGCTCTACCTCGACGGCGAGCTCCAGATGACCTACACCGAGCCCACCGAGAAGTCGCTCTACCAGGTCGTCACCCACGACGACGCCACGGGTGAGCTCATCGTCAAGGTGGTCAACCCGGGCGCCGCCACCGCCCGCACGGACGTGTCCGTCACCGGCGCGTTCGACGTCGCGGCCGACGTGGCCGTCACCGAGATCGTGGCCGACGCGTCGGCCACCAACACCAAGGCCGACCCGGACGCCGTCGTGCCGGTGGACCGTGCCTGGGACGGGGGAGCGAACGAGTTCACGTACGACTTCCCGGCCCGCTCGGTGACGTTCCTGCGGCTCGCCGAAAAGCCCGCCGAGCCGACCCACCCCGCCTGGGAGGCCGGCACGGTGTACACCGCGGGCGACCTCGTGACGTTCGAGGGATCGACGTGGCTGGCGACCTGGTGGACGAAGAACCAGGAGCCCGGCGCCTCCCCGTGGGGTCCGTGGCAGGAGATCGTCGAGGCGGCGGACGGCACCGCGGTGTGGACGCCGTCGCGGATCTTCACCGCCGGGGACGTCGTCGTGCACGACGGCGTGCGGTACACGGCGCAGTGGTGGACGCGGAACCAGGAGCCGGGCGGCAAGCACGGCCCGTGGAAGGTGACGCCCTGA
- a CDS encoding LacI family DNA-binding transcriptional regulator codes for MSRRLAEVAAKVGVSEATVSRVLNGKPGVSQATRDAVLTALDVLGYERPTKLRGDRNRLVGLVLPELANPIFPAFAEVVGGALAQQGFTPVLCTRTAGGITEAEYIDLLLGQQVSGVIFAGGFYSERDADHAHYRRLEQLNLPVVLINASIETLDFPHVSCDDLVATHQALEHLVSMGHERIGLLLGPADHVPSERKLAAARAFAARHGIDLPEERVVHSQYSLESGQAATNRLLEAGVTAVLSASDPLALGAIRAVRRAGLDVPGDVSVVGYDDSALMNSTDPALTTVRQPIDAMGRAAVDLLASMIAGAEVSRDELLFEPELVVRRSTAAAPRAS; via the coding sequence ATGTCGAGGCGACTGGCCGAGGTGGCCGCCAAGGTGGGAGTCAGCGAGGCGACCGTGAGCCGCGTGCTCAACGGCAAGCCCGGCGTGTCCCAGGCAACGCGCGACGCCGTCCTCACCGCCCTCGACGTCCTCGGCTACGAACGCCCCACCAAGCTCCGCGGCGACCGCAACCGCCTCGTCGGGCTCGTCCTGCCCGAGCTCGCCAACCCCATCTTCCCCGCGTTCGCCGAGGTCGTCGGCGGGGCTCTCGCCCAGCAGGGCTTCACCCCCGTGCTGTGCACCCGCACCGCCGGCGGCATCACCGAGGCCGAGTACATCGACCTCCTCCTCGGCCAGCAGGTCTCCGGCGTCATCTTCGCCGGCGGTTTCTACTCCGAGCGCGACGCCGACCACGCCCACTACCGGCGCCTCGAACAGCTCAACCTGCCGGTCGTGCTCATCAACGCCTCGATCGAGACCCTCGACTTCCCGCACGTGTCCTGCGACGACCTCGTCGCCACCCACCAGGCGCTCGAGCACCTCGTCTCCATGGGCCACGAACGCATCGGCCTGCTCCTCGGCCCCGCCGACCACGTGCCGTCCGAGCGCAAACTCGCCGCCGCCCGGGCGTTCGCCGCCCGCCACGGCATCGACCTGCCCGAGGAGCGCGTCGTCCACAGCCAGTACTCCCTGGAGAGCGGCCAGGCCGCCACCAACCGCCTCCTCGAGGCCGGTGTCACCGCCGTCCTCAGCGCTTCCGACCCGCTTGCCCTCGGCGCCATCCGCGCCGTCCGTCGCGCCGGCCTCGACGTCCCCGGCGACGTCTCCGTCGTCGGCTACGACGACTCCGCGCTGATGAACTCCACGGACCCCGCCCTCACGACGGTGCGTCAGCCCATCGACGCCATGGGACGCGCCGCCGTCGACCTCCTGGCCAGCATGATCGCGGGCGCCGAGGTCTCCCGCGACGAGCTCCTCTTCGAGCCCGAGCTCGTCGTGCGCCGCTCCACCGCGGCGGCCCCGCGCGCCTCCTGA
- a CDS encoding glycoside hydrolase family 13 protein, which translates to MSTLHDADWWRHAVIYQVYPRSFADGDGDGTGDLAGVRTHLPYLRDLGVDAIWFTPWYASPLADGGYDVADYRRIDPAFGTLAEAEALIAEARELGIRTIVDVVPNHVSDQHAWFRAALAAGPGSPERERFWFRDGRGPGGDEMPTSWESSFQGDTWTRVTEADGTPGQWYLHLFTPQQPDLNWDHPDVRAEHEDVLRFWFDRGAAGIRIDSAALPVKDPALPEVPDAWGPGEHPHLDRDGLHDVYRAWRAVADSYAEPRVLVGEIWLPDAERFALYLRTDEMHTAFNFDFMTRPWEAKALRESIRTTLEAHEPVGAPATWVLSNHDITRPVTRYGREDSSFDFAAKRFGTPTDLDLGRRRARAAALLTGALPGTLYVYQGDELGLPEVELPRDVVQDPMHFRSGGVDPGRDGCRVPLPWTREGRSAGFSPEDATGEPWLPQPAGWGELSVAAQEADPTSMLHLYRAMLAARRAEPALAGEELTWVALPAAGDDVLAFARTAPGPGGGTLVCAVNLGPAAVPLPRGADVVLASSPLDPAPAPDAGPDLPPDTAVWYRP; encoded by the coding sequence GTGAGCACGCTCCACGACGCCGACTGGTGGCGGCACGCGGTGATCTACCAGGTGTACCCGCGGTCCTTCGCGGACGGTGACGGCGACGGGACCGGCGACCTCGCCGGGGTCCGGACGCACCTGCCGTACCTGCGGGACCTGGGGGTCGACGCGATCTGGTTCACCCCCTGGTACGCGTCGCCCCTGGCGGACGGCGGGTACGACGTGGCGGACTACCGGCGGATCGACCCGGCGTTCGGCACGCTCGCGGAGGCGGAGGCCCTCATCGCGGAGGCCCGTGAGCTGGGGATCCGGACCATCGTCGACGTCGTGCCCAACCACGTGTCCGACCAGCACGCCTGGTTCCGGGCGGCGCTGGCCGCCGGGCCGGGGTCGCCGGAGCGGGAGCGGTTCTGGTTCCGCGACGGCCGCGGCCCGGGCGGCGACGAGATGCCGACGTCGTGGGAGTCGAGCTTCCAGGGGGACACGTGGACGCGTGTCACCGAGGCGGACGGCACGCCCGGCCAGTGGTACCTGCACCTGTTCACCCCGCAGCAGCCGGACCTCAACTGGGACCACCCGGACGTGCGGGCCGAGCACGAGGACGTCCTGCGGTTCTGGTTCGACCGGGGCGCGGCAGGGATCCGCATCGACTCCGCGGCGCTGCCGGTGAAGGACCCGGCGCTGCCGGAGGTGCCGGACGCCTGGGGGCCGGGGGAGCACCCGCACCTGGACCGCGACGGACTGCACGACGTCTACCGGGCGTGGCGGGCCGTGGCGGACTCCTACGCGGAGCCGCGCGTGCTCGTGGGCGAGATCTGGCTGCCGGACGCCGAGCGGTTCGCGCTGTACCTGCGAACGGACGAGATGCACACGGCGTTCAACTTCGACTTCATGACGCGGCCCTGGGAGGCGAAGGCGCTGCGGGAGTCGATCCGCACGACCCTGGAGGCGCACGAGCCCGTGGGCGCGCCCGCCACGTGGGTGCTGTCGAACCACGACATCACGCGCCCGGTGACGCGGTACGGCCGCGAGGACTCGTCGTTCGACTTCGCGGCGAAGCGGTTCGGCACGCCGACGGACCTCGATCTCGGGCGGCGTCGCGCCCGGGCGGCGGCCCTGCTGACGGGGGCGCTGCCGGGCACGCTGTACGTGTACCAGGGCGACGAGCTGGGGCTGCCGGAGGTGGAGCTGCCGCGCGACGTGGTGCAGGACCCGATGCACTTCCGCTCCGGCGGCGTCGACCCGGGCCGGGACGGCTGCCGCGTGCCGCTGCCGTGGACGCGGGAGGGCCGCTCGGCGGGCTTCTCGCCCGAGGACGCGACGGGGGAGCCGTGGCTGCCGCAGCCGGCGGGCTGGGGCGAGCTGTCCGTCGCGGCGCAGGAGGCCGACCCGACGTCGATGCTGCACCTGTACCGCGCGATGCTGGCCGCCCGCCGTGCCGAGCCGGCCCTCGCGGGTGAGGAACTGACCTGGGTGGCCCTGCCCGCCGCGGGCGACGACGTGCTCGCGTTCGCGCGGACGGCGCCCGGGCCGGGCGGCGGCACGCTCGTCTGCGCCGTGAACCTCGGGCCCGCGGCCGTCCCGCTGCCCCGCGGGGCCGACGTCGTCCTGGCGTCGTCCCCCCTCGACCCGGCCCCCGCACCCGACGCGGGGCCCGACCTGCCGCCGGACACCGCCGTCTGGTACCGCCCGTAG